One part of the Coturnix japonica isolate 7356 chromosome 24, Coturnix japonica 2.1, whole genome shotgun sequence genome encodes these proteins:
- the MSANTD2 gene encoding myb/SANT-like DNA-binding domain-containing protein 2 isoform X7, with the protein MAASCGSSQLPAAEPPLKIPKMEVLSPGSPGALSDGNPSLSDPSTPSGASPLGPGPAAGGAVLGARGGASPSVSFSPGGAAAAAAAAACRGMSWTPAETNALIAVWGNERLVEARYQQLEGAGTVFGSKAPGPAMYERVSRALAELGYERTPSQCRERIKQLHKRQSELVRNAKYTLRRCYSRVKEHGVGKRKSSYTFEQLEQVFGQGGWDSQPCQPVLINSSGLYQELESDGSTMEEYSQEDWGNHSQDLHCYQTGEQELDEMPTTKRTLKIKQESSEDAQADL; encoded by the exons ATGGCGGCGTCCTGCGGCTCCTCGCAGCTCCCCGCCGCGGAGCCGCCCCTCAAGATCCCCAAGATGGAGGTTCTGTCTCCGGGTTCTCCGGGCGCATTGAGTGACGGCAACCCCAGCCTGTCCGACCCGTCCACCCCCAGCGGCGCCTCCCCGCTGGGCCCGGGGCCGGCAGCCGGCGGGGCCGTGCTGGGTGCCCGCGGCGGAGCCTCCCCGTCCGTGTCGTTCTCCCCGggcggagccgccgccgccgccgccgccgccgcgtGCAGGGGGATGTCGTGGACCCCGGCCGAGACCAACGCGCTGATCGCGGTGTGGGGCAACGAGCGGCTGGTGGAGGCGCGGTACCAGCAGCTGGAGGGAGCCGGCACCGTGTTCGGCAGCAAGGCCCCGGGACCCGCCATGTACGAGCGCGTGTCACGAGCGCTGGCCGAGCTGGGCTACGAGCGAACCCCGTCACAGTGCAGGGAGCGCATCAAG CAGCTTCACAAGAGACAGAGTGAGTTAGTAAGGAATGCAAAATAT ACCCTTCGCAGATGTTACAGCCGTGTGAAGGAGCATGGTGttgggaagaggaaaagcagctaCACATTTGAACAGCTGGAGCAGGTGTTTGGCCAGGGAGGATGGGattcccagccctgccagcctGTCCTCATCAACAGCAGCGGCTTGTACCAGGAGCTGGAGTCAGATGGCAGCACCATGGAGGAGTACTCACAGGAAGACTGGGGAAACCACAGTCAGGATCTTCATTGCTACCAGACTGGTGAGCAGGAATTAG ATGAAATGCCCACCACAAAAAGAACATTGAAGATAAAACAGGAATCTTCAGAAGACGCTCA AGCTGACTTGTAA
- the MSANTD2 gene encoding myb/SANT-like DNA-binding domain-containing protein 2 isoform X8, whose protein sequence is MAASCGSSQLPAAEPPLKIPKMEVLSPGSPGALSDGNPSLSDPSTPSGASPLGPGPAAGGAVLGARGGASPSVSFSPGGAAAAAAAAACRGMSWTPAETNALIAVWGNERLVEARYQQLEGAGTVFGSKAPGPAMYERVSRALAELGYERTPSQCRERIKAELLVPVTPPSAMCTGSVQVTS, encoded by the exons ATGGCGGCGTCCTGCGGCTCCTCGCAGCTCCCCGCCGCGGAGCCGCCCCTCAAGATCCCCAAGATGGAGGTTCTGTCTCCGGGTTCTCCGGGCGCATTGAGTGACGGCAACCCCAGCCTGTCCGACCCGTCCACCCCCAGCGGCGCCTCCCCGCTGGGCCCGGGGCCGGCAGCCGGCGGGGCCGTGCTGGGTGCCCGCGGCGGAGCCTCCCCGTCCGTGTCGTTCTCCCCGggcggagccgccgccgccgccgccgccgccgcgtGCAGGGGGATGTCGTGGACCCCGGCCGAGACCAACGCGCTGATCGCGGTGTGGGGCAACGAGCGGCTGGTGGAGGCGCGGTACCAGCAGCTGGAGGGAGCCGGCACCGTGTTCGGCAGCAAGGCCCCGGGACCCGCCATGTACGAGCGCGTGTCACGAGCGCTGGCCGAGCTGGGCTACGAGCGAACCCCGTCACAGTGCAGGGAGCGCATCAAG GCCGAGCTCCTTGTCCCCGTGACTCCACCCTCTGCGATGTGCACAGGCAGTGTTCAAGTTACCTCTTGA
- the MSANTD2 gene encoding myb/SANT-like DNA-binding domain-containing protein 2 isoform X6, with protein sequence MAASCGSSQLPAAEPPLKIPKMEVLSPGSPGALSDGNPSLSDPSTPSGASPLGPGPAAGGAVLGARGGASPSVSFSPGGAAAAAAAAACRGMSWTPAETNALIAVWGNERLVEARYQQLEGAGTVFGSKAPGPAMYERVSRALAELGYERTPSQCRERIKQLHKRQSELVRNAKYTLRRCYSRVKEHGVGKRKSSYTFEQLEQVFGQGGWDSQPCQPVLINSSGLYQELESDGSTMEEYSQEDWGNHSQDLHCYQTGEQELDEMPTTKRTLKIKQESSEDAHYLRTFEKLHNFVLSWLHHTANKTTHHMNART encoded by the exons ATGGCGGCGTCCTGCGGCTCCTCGCAGCTCCCCGCCGCGGAGCCGCCCCTCAAGATCCCCAAGATGGAGGTTCTGTCTCCGGGTTCTCCGGGCGCATTGAGTGACGGCAACCCCAGCCTGTCCGACCCGTCCACCCCCAGCGGCGCCTCCCCGCTGGGCCCGGGGCCGGCAGCCGGCGGGGCCGTGCTGGGTGCCCGCGGCGGAGCCTCCCCGTCCGTGTCGTTCTCCCCGggcggagccgccgccgccgccgccgccgccgcgtGCAGGGGGATGTCGTGGACCCCGGCCGAGACCAACGCGCTGATCGCGGTGTGGGGCAACGAGCGGCTGGTGGAGGCGCGGTACCAGCAGCTGGAGGGAGCCGGCACCGTGTTCGGCAGCAAGGCCCCGGGACCCGCCATGTACGAGCGCGTGTCACGAGCGCTGGCCGAGCTGGGCTACGAGCGAACCCCGTCACAGTGCAGGGAGCGCATCAAG CAGCTTCACAAGAGACAGAGTGAGTTAGTAAGGAATGCAAAATAT ACCCTTCGCAGATGTTACAGCCGTGTGAAGGAGCATGGTGttgggaagaggaaaagcagctaCACATTTGAACAGCTGGAGCAGGTGTTTGGCCAGGGAGGATGGGattcccagccctgccagcctGTCCTCATCAACAGCAGCGGCTTGTACCAGGAGCTGGAGTCAGATGGCAGCACCATGGAGGAGTACTCACAGGAAGACTGGGGAAACCACAGTCAGGATCTTCATTGCTACCAGACTGGTGAGCAGGAATTAG ATGAAATGCCCACCACAAAAAGAACATTGAAGATAAAACAGGAATCTTCAGAAGACGCTCA TTACCTCAGAACATTCGAAAAGCTTCACAACTTTGTCCTTTCTTGGCTTCAtcacacagcaaacaaaacgACTCACCACATGAATGCAAGGACTTAA
- the MSANTD2 gene encoding myb/SANT-like DNA-binding domain-containing protein 2 isoform X4, which produces MAASCGSSQLPAAEPPLKIPKMEVLSPGSPGALSDGNPSLSDPSTPSGASPLGPGPAAGGAVLGARGGASPSVSFSPGGAAAAAAAAACRGMSWTPAETNALIAVWGNERLVEARYQQLEGAGTVFGSKAPGPAMYERVSRALAELGYERTPSQCRERIKQLHKRQSELVRNAKYTLRRCYSRVKEHGVGKRKSSYTFEQLEQVFGQGGWDSQPCQPVLINSSGLYQELESDGSTMEEYSQEDWGNHSQDLHCYQTGEQELDEMPTTKRTLKIKQESSEDAHKQNDSPHECKDLTCGSDPHQDCLGCVWAACGYHGMSPGSRSCLKSVFSICLKLPKFCPFGYKEKNRADL; this is translated from the exons ATGGCGGCGTCCTGCGGCTCCTCGCAGCTCCCCGCCGCGGAGCCGCCCCTCAAGATCCCCAAGATGGAGGTTCTGTCTCCGGGTTCTCCGGGCGCATTGAGTGACGGCAACCCCAGCCTGTCCGACCCGTCCACCCCCAGCGGCGCCTCCCCGCTGGGCCCGGGGCCGGCAGCCGGCGGGGCCGTGCTGGGTGCCCGCGGCGGAGCCTCCCCGTCCGTGTCGTTCTCCCCGggcggagccgccgccgccgccgccgccgccgcgtGCAGGGGGATGTCGTGGACCCCGGCCGAGACCAACGCGCTGATCGCGGTGTGGGGCAACGAGCGGCTGGTGGAGGCGCGGTACCAGCAGCTGGAGGGAGCCGGCACCGTGTTCGGCAGCAAGGCCCCGGGACCCGCCATGTACGAGCGCGTGTCACGAGCGCTGGCCGAGCTGGGCTACGAGCGAACCCCGTCACAGTGCAGGGAGCGCATCAAG CAGCTTCACAAGAGACAGAGTGAGTTAGTAAGGAATGCAAAATAT ACCCTTCGCAGATGTTACAGCCGTGTGAAGGAGCATGGTGttgggaagaggaaaagcagctaCACATTTGAACAGCTGGAGCAGGTGTTTGGCCAGGGAGGATGGGattcccagccctgccagcctGTCCTCATCAACAGCAGCGGCTTGTACCAGGAGCTGGAGTCAGATGGCAGCACCATGGAGGAGTACTCACAGGAAGACTGGGGAAACCACAGTCAGGATCTTCATTGCTACCAGACTGGTGAGCAGGAATTAG ATGAAATGCCCACCACAAAAAGAACATTGAAGATAAAACAGGAATCTTCAGAAGACGCTCA caaacaaaacgACTCACCACATGAATGCAAGGACTTAACATGCGGCTCAGATCCACATCAGGACTGCTTGGGATGTGTGTGGGCAGCCTGCGGTTATCACGGGATGAGTCCAGGCTCTCGGAGCtgtctgaaatctgttttttccaTCTGCCTGAAGTTGCCTAAATTTTGTCCATttggatacaaggaaaaaaatag AGCTGACTTGTAA